In one Sporomusa sphaeroides DSM 2875 genomic region, the following are encoded:
- a CDS encoding DUF1294 domain-containing protein: MNIDLPAWLILYFVWNVVAFRLVELDKERAKRKTWRIRERTFFFAALFFGAAGVLTGMYVYRHKTLHATFVIGMPVMLVINFVCGYYIYIIILKKTACFVI; encoded by the coding sequence GTGAATATTGATTTACCAGCTTGGCTTATACTGTATTTTGTCTGGAATGTGGTTGCATTTCGCTTGGTTGAACTGGATAAAGAGCGGGCCAAGAGAAAAACCTGGCGGATTCGTGAACGCACCTTTTTTTTCGCAGCCTTATTTTTTGGTGCCGCCGGCGTACTTACCGGTATGTATGTTTATCGGCATAAGACGCTTCACGCAACTTTTGTTATTGGTATGCCGGTTATGCTGGTGATTAATTTTGTCTGCGGCTATTATATTTACATAATTATCCTCAAAAAAACTGCTTGTTTTGTGATATAA
- a CDS encoding DUF4878 domain-containing protein has protein sequence MRNKVILVAMLMLALLVAAGCGGGSGVQRQSGLSPEAVIQNFFDAAKGNQMKEAALYVSPTSASDTKTVLKYVTGESSSTIKNSNLLSVKKVAQQGDYAAAVVTLQAEQNSMNVSVKPVGLEKIDGEWYIVDYDQALREAKYKVLAQLLSRI, from the coding sequence ATGAGAAATAAGGTAATTCTGGTTGCTATGCTCATGTTGGCTCTGCTTGTTGCAGCCGGTTGCGGCGGCGGTTCAGGTGTTCAGCGTCAGTCCGGTTTGTCACCAGAAGCGGTAATTCAGAACTTTTTTGATGCTGCTAAAGGCAACCAGATGAAGGAAGCGGCACTCTATGTGTCACCGACATCGGCTAGTGACACCAAGACCGTATTAAAATACGTCACCGGTGAAAGCAGTTCAACAATTAAAAACTCAAATTTGCTATCTGTGAAAAAGGTGGCTCAGCAAGGTGATTATGCGGCAGCGGTTGTTACTTTGCAGGCAGAACAAAACTCAATGAATGTTTCGGTTAAGCCGGTAGGTCTTGAAAAAATTGACGGTGAATGGTATATTGTCGATTATGATCAGGCTCTGCGTGAGGCGAAATACAAAGTATTAGCCCAATTGCTTAGTCGTATTTAA
- a CDS encoding HutP family protein has product MSEITSIDVGRAALRMAISETRQDEHDTRQLLAKRNLQAVAVDFGGEFIPSVKKIIERAVVAAQRQNLVPGNHVGEGAVAGAVHAALEQVSAKAVGLNVGGKIGIARHGEHLCVAVYFGVGVLNLNEVAVGLAHRSLSL; this is encoded by the coding sequence ATGAGTGAAATAACCAGCATAGATGTTGGACGAGCCGCACTGCGAATGGCTATCAGTGAAACCAGACAAGACGAGCACGATACTCGGCAGTTATTGGCAAAACGAAACCTGCAGGCTGTAGCCGTAGATTTTGGCGGCGAGTTTATTCCTTCAGTCAAGAAAATCATTGAGCGGGCCGTTGTGGCTGCTCAGCGACAAAACCTGGTGCCTGGCAATCATGTTGGCGAAGGCGCTGTTGCCGGGGCGGTACACGCAGCCTTAGAACAAGTTTCTGCCAAGGCAGTAGGCCTTAATGTCGGTGGTAAAATAGGTATTGCCCGCCATGGAGAACATCTTTGCGTAGCCGTTTATTTTGGCGTTGGTGTGCTAAACCTTAATGAAGTTGCTGTAGGACTTGCCCACCGCTCATTGTCATTGTAA
- a CDS encoding sodium:solute symporter family protein, translated as MSIQFVIVVLYIFLLFAISLYAKRKAAGGSVNFLFGGRQMNALLVAANVAGLAVGAASTIGVAENAFTAGIAAGWYNAAWAAGALVMGVLAAGKYREMDCTTIPELFERYYDKKGRVISVIGLITIQLVITSMQYLAGGAILSSMLPEVFSFTGGMITSAIVFVGITLIGGLWSSGLSNIVSVALIYAGVVTGTILTVKQQGGLGTIAAQLPPGTDWFTPLGGLGFATIAGWFVVMITQSLSAQGPVQIACAASSAKAAKRGFIWGAILIFPIGFLCAIMGLAARVAYPEVQATLALPKIIMGLDPVVSGITLAALWAADVSTACTLLLGAGTLFAQDIYKRFINPAVTENKYVIINRVTILALGFFTLWLAFNAVGILKTLLLGLSLTTAFTLVFLCTIFLPGLCRRNSAFYTTLAGMLTLLAWQLIPEIRIVAHPIYLEWLVCIVTFLAVAVIDPQKITIPAKSTQTTQ; from the coding sequence ATGTCAATTCAGTTTGTAATTGTTGTCCTTTATATTTTTTTGCTCTTTGCCATCAGCCTCTATGCGAAACGTAAAGCTGCCGGCGGAAGTGTGAATTTTTTATTTGGCGGACGCCAAATGAATGCCCTCTTAGTGGCCGCTAATGTGGCAGGTCTGGCAGTTGGAGCCGCCTCAACCATCGGCGTGGCAGAAAATGCCTTCACAGCCGGTATCGCGGCCGGCTGGTATAATGCTGCCTGGGCTGCCGGCGCCTTGGTCATGGGCGTATTGGCAGCCGGAAAATACCGCGAAATGGACTGTACCACCATTCCCGAACTCTTTGAACGCTATTATGATAAAAAAGGCCGGGTTATCAGTGTTATCGGCCTAATTACTATACAATTGGTTATAACATCCATGCAATATCTGGCCGGCGGCGCCATTTTGTCCTCAATGCTGCCGGAGGTATTTTCATTCACCGGCGGTATGATTACCAGCGCTATCGTTTTTGTGGGAATAACCCTAATCGGCGGACTATGGTCATCCGGTTTATCCAATATTGTCAGTGTTGCCCTGATATATGCAGGCGTTGTTACCGGAACCATACTGACAGTTAAGCAGCAGGGCGGTTTGGGCACAATCGCCGCTCAACTGCCGCCAGGCACTGATTGGTTCACCCCTCTTGGCGGACTCGGTTTTGCTACCATTGCCGGCTGGTTTGTTGTTATGATTACCCAAAGCTTATCGGCCCAAGGCCCGGTGCAGATTGCCTGTGCCGCCTCAAGCGCCAAAGCTGCTAAACGGGGATTCATCTGGGGCGCAATTTTGATTTTCCCTATCGGCTTCTTATGTGCCATTATGGGTTTGGCTGCCAGAGTAGCTTATCCTGAAGTGCAGGCAACCCTGGCACTGCCAAAGATTATTATGGGACTTGATCCTGTGGTTTCAGGCATTACCCTTGCCGCGTTATGGGCTGCCGATGTGTCGACAGCCTGCACCTTGTTGCTTGGCGCCGGCACCTTATTTGCTCAGGATATATATAAACGGTTTATAAATCCCGCAGTGACCGAAAACAAATATGTCATTATCAACCGTGTAACTATTTTGGCTTTAGGCTTTTTCACCCTTTGGCTGGCCTTTAACGCAGTGGGCATTTTGAAAACCCTGCTGCTGGGCCTAAGCTTAACAACAGCATTTACCCTTGTGTTTTTATGTACGATCTTTTTGCCAGGCCTATGCCGGCGGAATTCCGCCTTTTATACCACCCTGGCCGGTATGCTGACATTGCTGGCCTGGCAGCTGATTCCGGAAATTAGAATAGTTGCTCACCCCATCTATCTCGAATGGCTTGTATGTATAGTAACTTTCCTGGCAGTTGCGGTAATTGACCCTCAGAAAATCACAATTCCTGCGAAATCCACTCAAACTACACAATGA
- a CDS encoding ComEA family DNA-binding protein, with amino-acid sequence MGILQRKLIIIIMLACGILAYSCYSFVQKTSADRALNTAAPSPETLQNSNPIPAGKGEEDEVVVYVSGGVSKPGVYKFFRGSRVVDAVALAGGFMPGADAAKINLAMLLKDEMQIHVPYAAIPVSNNPGMAVPANANTGSSGDKVNINTASKEELDKLPGIGPAIAERIIEYRTNIEPFRDIADIKKVPGIGEAKYNQFKNKISL; translated from the coding sequence ATGGGGATTCTGCAGAGAAAGCTAATCATTATTATTATGCTGGCATGCGGGATTTTGGCCTATAGTTGTTACAGCTTTGTGCAAAAGACTTCAGCAGACCGGGCTTTGAATACAGCGGCGCCTTCACCGGAAACCTTACAAAATTCTAATCCTATTCCTGCCGGCAAGGGGGAAGAAGATGAAGTTGTAGTTTATGTCAGCGGCGGGGTTAGCAAGCCGGGCGTGTACAAGTTTTTTCGCGGCAGCCGGGTGGTTGATGCCGTGGCCTTGGCCGGCGGCTTTATGCCTGGTGCAGATGCGGCAAAAATTAATCTGGCAATGCTGCTTAAAGATGAGATGCAGATTCACGTCCCTTACGCCGCTATTCCTGTAAGCAATAATCCGGGTATGGCAGTGCCTGCTAATGCCAATACTGGCAGCAGCGGTGATAAGGTTAATATTAATACCGCTTCCAAAGAGGAATTGGATAAACTGCCAGGCATTGGCCCGGCAATAGCTGAACGGATTATTGAGTATCGCACCAATATTGAACCGTTCAGAGATATTGCCGATATCAAGAAAGTGCCAGGTATTGGTGAGGCAAAATATAATCAGTTTAAAAACAA